In Vicia villosa cultivar HV-30 ecotype Madison, WI linkage group LG7, Vvil1.0, whole genome shotgun sequence, the DNA window aatcacgcctaacaaaaattcatcggtagatgaaaaacaccgaaagatGAGGACattgacacacacccgacaaacttgcaaacaaaagaaaaaattatgcgttcatccaaaaatagtatcgaaaacgcaacggcacgaatcacaagggctttaaaggttgtaatgtggcttggttaacaaacaagtgataagtcctaaagctaatcgaaacaaaaacttgcctaaacctaagggagtaattacttccacaaagtttcaaactatataatttcaatcaaacttcttcttcctcacatgtttcacaccaaacacaatacttattaacacaaatcttattccaaactctttttgttattttctttttcaaactttttctcttttgtctttctttttcttttctttctttttcacattttttttctttttcttttctttttcttttcataaccTCATACCACCcacatcataaagaggcaaacatcctctccccaacttgaatccaaccataacataaagtgaatactccctactttctaaggcaaggtaaaaatccaactaaacatcatagatgagggttcaagaaaacaaagaatcaacatccatacaaaattGAAAACTAACGCACATAGACAtgcattaagcaaaaacaatatggatattgacaaaaaggctcaaaggggttacaaATGGTCACactctcacaaggtgaattgacattTGGcgatggtagttgtgctcaaaatcaaacaagtgccttgatcactttcgcgCATTCATAAATCAATACaatgaaagattaaacataataatatccagttaaaacaagaaatgtcggtcactcgcatatgtacacaatggaaagccacctcacatttatggtaaaaaggggaaactaatgtgattcaagtcatgtgcAAGTTATgtaaaaagaatgaataatatgaaaattgtacaaatgaaaagtctcctaaacatgttatgctatagaaagcgataaacgagtaccttgctgtgtacaaattcgaacaatcattaccgcacaattggcatgttgaatcaatcaaaattgaagaattaccaaatgcgacttcaagtaatcgagccaaaatttgagtctaaacaacaacaaaagaattaaaattataactataaaatacaaaactataaagccttggtgtaagtgggaaaaaggcgagtcaaatgaatcattaaaaagaattcattagcCAAAAGCTACAGACCGTGCTAAGCGCGGTCTAGCAcgctaagcgcgctacaccagaaagacaAAAACCAGTGCAACAAAACAGAAATTCCAGTGTACCTCCACTTAACACATTTacatctcatttacagaaaaatagaaaaataaaatcgttggggtgcctcccaacaagcgctcgttttacgtcgttagctcgacgcctctTATTTTTTctcgaatggtaagaaacttcctcgcgatacgccaatgctttcgcctcaaacgccacctaaagaaaacgtcatgcccaaacacttaacaaacgaatcaaaagcaaaagtatatataagtatgtgtaaaaacataatatacataaaatgcaaaatttacaaaatccttaattggctaaacaaattgaaaagtgaagatttataacttacgaactatccgagttcaatttatttagccaacttcaccttgctaaatagcaaaagtaaagaggaacaaaatcaaacacacaaacatgtacaAGTATGAAAACATAAACATGTATAAATATACAAAAACACACAAGTATgggaatatgcacaaaatatacgctATGGACATATTTACGGAAACTTAAAAcacaaaaccatcgcaatgcgattaatctcaaaaccaatccccggaaacggcgccattttgttgaagcagtagagggcaagcaacaaaagatttggaaatatttatccgggaattatcgtgtccacagagattggttgagaaaaactgccgttcgactatctcgcgttctatgtTTCATGATTTGGGGTGCGGTAAGGTAAATGCGGgagaagtaaataaaagcagataaacattctcaatagtctaagagaaagagttatggaattgtatttcgttctacccgtctaatacttaaatccgaagatctatcgctcgacactcacaatacgcatcaacatcactgggcatcaatcgagacgccacatcggtgcccatgtctgcaacaccgacgaaagctcaaccacactattcacatcagcgatttctccaccgacacaaacaacacggaggcattaaactcgatacccattacgattgttagccctaaatccatgtgtgcaatccagaaactaacacttatcattcctaatcaagatctatgatgcccatgtctgcaacaccacaaatccagagcatttaagcaaaaagatcaagaacaacaacaatgataatttgtaaagcaaatatataaacgatcccaagatccacaaatatgcatacaataagagtagaaatatacatacaacacccaccattggaatgaaacaaagggaagagagaagatgaaccggaaagatctcatcgGTACAATggaatcgagacagatccatgatcaatccacatggtgtagcatccaatggtgtttcctcaagctctaaactaccaaaaatggatcagagctcaacttgtcaagaagagatgatgaaaaacctaaaaaatctgattttacaacatatatacaaaaactgAAGTCGCAAACCGCGCTAAGCACGCCTACCGTGCTAAGCGGGCTGTTTTTTATTGGTCTTAAACCGCCAGACCGTGCtaagcgccaaaaacccgcgctaagcgccaaaATTTCTGCCAAATgtgtcaaaaatgctcccagaccgcgcttagcgcggtcaagcccgcttagcccgctcaatagaaaaatgaaatcttgttttggtcataacttgagaaccgtaactccgatttgcgcccggttcgaggcgttggaaagcttatttcatgctctatctaacaatgacaacatatcaaccaaattggttatttattattatttggttttgagctttattcgccgaatgaattgattccgccgctcaaaatcgcgcgtttgaagccgtgtcttcgccacgttattgctcatgctccaaatacgcctcaatacctacaaaatgaatagaaaactatcaaaaagtataaaagtatatgaagatacatctattcataaagtatacgtatttatacacaaaacggggtattattcgaacggtattaacaaaaagtatcgataagtgccactatttacaaacacaaaataactacattttgacacttaacacTTTTACAGCTCTTTCGAAACCGTGCATGAAATCAACAAGACTGCTTTTATTCTGAACATACATCTTGATAAAAGAGTTGAAGGCTTCAGAGATTGATGTAGTTCTTATACCACAAAAAAATTTATCTCGCATGTATGCACTAGCCCATATTCTCTTCATCTCATATGTTTTCTTAACCCATTTGTTGTTTGATAAACCACAATCATCAACTACCCTCTTCCACTCATTTTCAAACTCGTCTACAGTATAAGTAGCATAAATCAATGACTTAAAATCTTCCAAgaattttggatttttcacaTTCTCAACAGCATTTCTATGTAAATGCCATGAACAAAGACGATGCAACGAGTTTGGAAATACATCTCGGATAGCTTCTCTCATTGCAAGATCTCCATCTGTAACCACTCCTTTAGGATGTTTATGATACATTGCTTCCAAAAAGGTATTTAAAACCCATTTGTATGTCTCAGCTTTTTCATCAGAAACCAAAGAACAACCAAATATTGTAGTTTCTCCATGATGCTTGAATCCAGAAAAAACAACAACAGGCTTGTTATACCTATTCTTCTTATAAGTTGCGTCAAAAGCAATCACATCACCAAAACATTCATAGTCATTCCGACTAACTGAATCTGACCAAAATAAGTTTTCTAAACGTCCTTCATCTGTTGTGGTAAACTTCGAAAAGAACATTGGATCATTATCAGCTTTAGCCTGTAAATAACTCAAAACAGCAAAAGCATCCCCTCCTTCTATTCTTGCCATTGCTTCATTATTTAAGTAGTTATATAAGTCCTTTTTACAAAATCCCAGACCTTTATGACCACCTTTTTGAGCCATCATAAAACCTAAAATATGACATGTTCTAACACCTTGTGTATGCAGGCCATCAACAAGAGCTTTATCTGATTCACTCAATCGACGATACTTAGGAATCAGATGAACA includes these proteins:
- the LOC131619436 gene encoding protein FAR1-RELATED SEQUENCE 5-like; this translates as MDVDYEDIDCEELVSCNNVGDEEGKEDMDIYKKINDLTDDEIRGFEFVYEEKAIDFYEIYAKYHGNIIVRQLVCNREGKSDKKQGRCRDLRPTMRMKCRARFRVALNLATEKWRVSVFEPSHNHELTPTHYVHLIPKYRRLSESDKALVDGLHTQGVRTCHILGFMMAQKGGHKGLGFCKKDLYNYLNNEAMARIEGGDAFAVLSYLQAKADNDPMFFSKFTTTDEGRLENLFWSDSVSRNDYECFGDVIAFDATYKKNRYNKPVVVFSGFKHHGETTIFGCSLVSDEKAETYKWVLNTFLEAMYHKHPKGVVTDGDLAMREAIRDVFPNSLHRLCSWHLHRNAVENVKNPKFLEDFKSLIYATYTVDEFENEWKRVVDDCGLSNNKWVKKTYEMKRIWASAYMRDKFFCGIRTTSISEAFNSFIKMYVQNKSSLVDFMHGFERAVKVLSVKM